AATTAAAGTTCGGGGATGGCTCTTCTATGATAAAATATCTTCTCTTTAAACGACTAAACTGTAAGGTAAGATCGTAACTTTTTCAAACAAAGAAAAGTCGCTTTTTGTAACTTCATATCTTTCCCCTAAATACTGAATTTGTTAAATCTATTCATTAAACGCCTGACATTCTTAAAAAAATTGAGCTAATCAAAACTGTTTAATCCAACCTAATGGTTTTCATGTTATTCCTTTTTGTTTAATGAAATTAGTTATAGAAGCCTTAAAACAAAAGGGGGTAAAAGACTTTTTGTCTCAATACCCCCCGATTTTATTTATGGTTGCTCTTCTAGGACTTCGAATCAATTTAAGAAGCCGAATTTCGCCCTTACTGTTCCTAACAGTATTTCATCGCCATCCTTTAACTCATACTCTTCTTCAATGGTCTTTTTGTTCACTTTTGTCGGATTTGTGAGACTAACGTTTGTAAGATAGTATCTCCCTCCAACATAATTAATACGGGCATGCTCACCAGAAACTCCCCTGTCTTTAGCAAAACGGATATTACCTTTGTCCCTGCCAATCACATTTTCGGTGACAAGGAGTATCTGTTCCCCCTTCTTTTCTCCCGTTAGGATTTCTATCTGTGCTTGCTTAGAAGGGACCTTCTCTGTCCTTGGTCTTCCAGAAAGTACATCGGCCTCTGTTTCGCTGATCTTTTCAGTTCTTGGACGCGAAGATACAGCAGAGGGCGAAATTTCTGCTGGCTGCCGTGATTCGATCGGCTTTTTAAGAACGATTACTAGAGTGATTATAAGACATAATACAACGAGACCAGCAATTACAGCATATATAGGCAAGGGAAAGCCTTTAACCACTTTCAACTCTCTGATATAAGGGATTTGTGTTTCAGTGTCGATCTGAACAAGTCCATCTATGGTTATTTGAGCACCTGGCGCTGGGGGGTTATATGTGATAACCGTAATGCTTTCAAAACTATCATCTGTTAAGACGTAAGAACCTGGCGTTGTTGGTCCAGCTGGATTAGACTTCTGAACACGCCCAGAGATGCGTACATTAATGTTCATAAACTTGGTGGGATTTGCAATAATATCGCTGATATAGGTGGTATCTTTGCTAAAAGCAGGGGGTGTATTGAAGATTAGAAGAGCAAGAATTACAGTTAGAAGCTGAAGCATACAAATTTTTTTAATCATAGTATTCTCCTGTAAAAAGCTTATATCTGAAAAGTTGTAACTTACAAGTTTTCTTAAAATCAAATATTTAGTATTTTTATATATTTAAATATACTTGTCAATATTTTTCTTATCAACTTGAAAGGTATCTAAAATAGAGTAAATGAGTTTAAACGCAGATAGCAGTCTGCCCTGCCCCCGATAACGGTACCACTCTTTAAGTTAGACCAAAGCAACGTGTTAAATACTGAGCTTCTGACGACTAGGATGGTATCGTCTCGGGAGTTGGTGAATAATAGTTTTTTAGAGCGGAAGTTGCCTTGCTCTAATTTCTGAAACTACTTCACCTCAAACTTTGACTTATAATATAGACTCATTTCTAGGGGCAAAGGTTAAATAAAAAATTGCTCCATTCGATAAATTCGATGCTTTTCAGATGATCTATGCTTGACATTTGAGCTTATATTCCACTTGCTGCCCCTTCAAATATCCAAGGACTAAAATCTGTGTTTCCAATTTAACGGCATACGCATGACCTCCCCCCGA
The DNA window shown above is from Candidatus Zymogenus saltonus and carries:
- a CDS encoding FHA domain-containing protein — its product is MIKKICMLQLLTVILALLIFNTPPAFSKDTTYISDIIANPTKFMNINVRISGRVQKSNPAGPTTPGSYVLTDDSFESITVITYNPPAPGAQITIDGLVQIDTETQIPYIRELKVVKGFPLPIYAVIAGLVVLCLIITLVIVLKKPIESRQPAEISPSAVSSRPRTEKISETEADVLSGRPRTEKVPSKQAQIEILTGEKKGEQILLVTENVIGRDKGNIRFAKDRGVSGEHARINYVGGRYYLTNVSLTNPTKVNKKTIEEEYELKDGDEILLGTVRAKFGFLN